The genome window TACTTTGTAAATGAATACTATGATCCTTATCATATATTCCATTGtcctttcatttttttatatttttttgcattactcgacacgcattttaaaacgtatataatatatagtttcataacttaaaaaaaaaatcttttttgtaTTAAAGCTtagatagtaaatttttattcggaagaaaaaaaattcaaaataattcatcaaataatattttataaaaatatccaaatacGTACCGAGCGTCCGTCCcgcaatgtaaacaattgaggggcaCTCAAGGAATATTATATCCAAATCCCATCCCATAAAAAGCTGGACACActcaattttgatatttatcaAGTTCATCCTTCTAatctctattatttttttagttcaCTCATTTTGTtctatttcatttcatttatcacaatcaaatataatataaaaagtttgatcatgttttttatattttgattttttaaatctaTTTAAAAGTCTTTTGAAAGTGTCGAgaatatatcaaatattcaaatttctGAAAAAGTTAGTGTCATAGGGCATATCACACGCGCTTCCAAATTTAGTATTGATATAAATCTAAATTTCGAACCGAAAGTATAAATCTAAAGTTGCAAGTGCGTTCCTGAGTCACGAAGCACCGGCTCATTCGtagataatttaataatttaattaatctatttataatataaaagccTTTAGTTAGATTTATAAAAGCAAAAAAGAAAATCCCTAAACAATTCAAACAAATATATCCAAATAACTCACCGAGGAAAAGTGTAAATAATAAGACAAAAACAGTTGCAAACTTTTTCAATACTTACAAAAGCCTACGTAGCTTATACACTCCCCGCTTCTAGACAAACAGACCTCATCCAAAAGTTCCTGTTATTGTTTTATATATCTGAGGTTGAATAATTAGCATCATTATTTGCCAAAGATTAATTTTATGGAGAAAATGACGTAGGCCAAAATCCACACAAAATAATGTTTTATAGGCCAAAATCCACACAAAataatgttttaaaaaattataattaggaGAAAAGATGTGAGATATTACTTATTTATAATGTTGGATCGGATAATTCAGCATGTTGATTTTTGTTGCGTTTACGTCCGAAAATTCTTGTATCGTGTCACAGTTAGTTAGgagaaaatatcatttattaatatcGAATGATAATAtagtatttgatttttttaaagaaaacattatattatattgCTTTTATATAGGTGTGaaaaattctacaaaatatAAGACGATCTGTGTAGTATTTAGGATTTCAAAACGCTAAACAATTTGACGTTTCGTTTTGGATCCCAAAATGATATTTGGACTTATCTTCTCCGATAATGATATTTAGAGTCTTATCTTTGTTAAATTGGGTCCCGATTTTACAAGGGATATATTTGGTGTGGTAGTTATTTACCAAAGATCTCCTTGTATATATAATCGTACAAGCATTTCTTTCCATTCAGCCTTGAGTTCTGTTAAATTGTTGTAAAAGAGATGTCTTCTAACAGTGCAGCTGCCATTTCTCCCTATGAAGTAGAGGAAGTCAGAGGTGTACTCCATATCTACAGTGATGGTTCGATAGTCCGATCAGCTAAGCCGAGCTTCACAGTCCCTGTCGACGACGATGGCTCGGTTATTTTCAAAGATGCCATGTTCGACGCAGCCAATAATCTGCAGCTTCGGCTTTACAAGCCTGCAGCTTCATCCAGTTCTTGCAAGCTTCCAATCTTCTACTACATTCATGGTGGCGGCTTCTGCATTGGCTCGAGAACGTGGCCTAACTGTCAGAACTATTGTTTTAAGCTGGCATCGCAGCTCCAGGCTGTGATCATCTCCCCGGATTACAGGCTAGCGCCAGAGAACAGGCTCCCTGCGGCTATTGAAGATGGTTTTATGGCGGTGAAGTGGCTGCAGGAACAAGCTGTGTCGGAGGAGCCTGATGCGTGGCTTAATGATGTGGCTGACTTTAGCCGTGTTTTTATATCTGGGGATTCGGCTGGAGGGAATATTGCTCATAATTTAGCAGTTCGACTAGGGGCTGGTTCAGCCGAGGTGGCTCCTGTGCGAGTCAGGGGATATGTTTATCTGGCTCCATTTTTCGGGGGAACTGTGTTGAGTAAGTTTGAGGCTGAGGGACCACAAGAAGCATTCTTGAACTGGGAGCTCATCGAAAGGTTTGTTCTTGACCTATGTATACC of Daucus carota subsp. sativus chromosome 3, DH1 v3.0, whole genome shotgun sequence contains these proteins:
- the LOC108210776 gene encoding carboxylesterase 15; the encoded protein is MSSNSAAAISPYEVEEVRGVLHIYSDGSIVRSAKPSFTVPVDDDGSVIFKDAMFDAANNLQLRLYKPAASSSSCKLPIFYYIHGGGFCIGSRTWPNCQNYCFKLASQLQAVIISPDYRLAPENRLPAAIEDGFMAVKWLQEQAVSEEPDAWLNDVADFSRVFISGDSAGGNIAHNLAVRLGAGSAEVAPVRVRGYVYLAPFFGGTVLSKFEAEGPQEAFLNWELIERFWRLSIPVGETRDHPLVNPFGPVSPSLEDMALDPILVVVGGSDLLKDRAEDYAKKLKEWGKKIEYVEFEGQQHGFFTINPDSPASKELMLVIKKFITENSS